The following coding sequences lie in one Oncorhynchus nerka isolate Pitt River linkage group LG14, Oner_Uvic_2.0, whole genome shotgun sequence genomic window:
- the LOC135575070 gene encoding keratin-associated protein 5-10-like: MSQEDSGGGCWCPIRPTHKTNNSNTGSKSSKNKKKHCDVCGPKKKHCDVCGPKKKPCDVCGPKKNPCDVCGPKKKHCDVCGPKKKPCDVCGPKKKPCDVCGPKKKPCDVCGPKKKPCDVCGPKKKPCDVCGPKKKPCDVCGPKKKPCDVCGPKKKPCDVCGPKKKPCDVCGPKKNRKTRLWEVAVGEKGGEEVGEEVQVFIRCLF, from the exons ATGAGccaggaggattcaggaggaggatgcTGGTGCCCCATCCGCCCAACCCACAAAACCAACAACTCCAATACTGGAAGCAAGT CCagtaaaaacaagaagaagcactGCGATGTGTGTGGACCCAAGAAGAAGCACTGCGATGTGTGTGGACCCAAGAAGAAGCCCTGCGATGTGTGTGGACCCAAGAAGAATCCCTGCGATGTGTGTGGACCCAAGAAGAAGCACTGCGATGTGTGTGGACCCAAGAAGAAGCCCTGCGATGTGTGTGGACCCAAGAAGAAGCCCTGCGATGTGTGTGGACCCAAGAAGAAGCCCTGCGATGTGTGTGGACCCAAGAAGAAGCCCTGCGATGTGTGTGGACCCAAGAAGAAGCCCTGCGATGTGTGTGGACCCAAGAAGAAGCCCTGCGATGTGTGTGGACCCAAGAAGAAGCCCTGCGATGTGTGTGGACCCAAGAAGAAGCCCTGCGATGTGTGTGGACCCAAGAAGAAGCCCTGCGATGTGTGTGGACCCAAGAAGAACAGGAAGACAA GGTTGTGGGAAGTGGCCGTGGGTGAGAAAGGAGGCGAAGAGGTTGGAGAGGAGGTGCAAGTATTCATCAGATGCTTGTTTTAG